The Desulfatiglans sp. genome includes a window with the following:
- a CDS encoding histidine--tRNA ligase, translating into MSIATIKGFKDILPHETPLWQWIEKNARDVFRVFGFKEIRTPLLEWTELFTRGIGEETDIVSKEMYTIPDSKGRNQTLRPEATASVVRAYIEHRLYQLNPVQKLFSIGPMFRHERPQKGRFRQFHQINAELFGDPGPRSDAELITMAIRIFERVGLTDVTLNINSLGCSSCRGEFKNRLKGFLSDRAGELCGECQRRSELNPLRVFDCKIDSCKEAMTGAPVMLDNICDECKNHFEAVKRHLDELGITYIVNKLLVRGLDYYSRTTFEIQTDRLGAQSAVAGGGRYDGLISQLDGPPHSGMGFAIGFERLAALLEEEKKPLSDVPDLFIIALGDEAFRKGFIWADTLRKKDISVEMEYEAKGLKAQMKKADKLNAKRVLIAGEDELSKGKLVLRDMVTKAQEEIPITDLIQNLVKILK; encoded by the coding sequence TTGAGTATCGCTACAATAAAAGGTTTCAAGGATATTTTGCCTCACGAGACACCGCTCTGGCAATGGATAGAAAAGAACGCACGGGATGTTTTCAGAGTGTTTGGTTTTAAGGAGATAAGAACACCTCTCCTTGAGTGGACAGAGCTGTTTACCAGGGGAATAGGGGAGGAGACAGATATCGTTTCAAAGGAGATGTACACCATTCCTGACAGCAAGGGCAGGAACCAGACCTTAAGGCCAGAGGCAACAGCATCGGTTGTAAGGGCATACATAGAGCACAGGCTTTACCAGTTAAATCCGGTACAGAAGCTCTTTTCCATAGGCCCTATGTTCAGGCATGAGAGGCCACAGAAGGGGAGATTCAGGCAGTTTCACCAGATTAACGCCGAGCTCTTCGGCGACCCGGGCCCCAGGTCAGATGCAGAGCTGATTACAATGGCAATCCGTATCTTTGAGAGGGTAGGGTTAACGGATGTGACGCTTAACATAAATTCCCTGGGGTGTTCATCATGCCGGGGTGAGTTCAAAAACAGGTTAAAGGGCTTTCTATCTGACAGGGCAGGAGAGTTGTGCGGCGAATGTCAGAGGAGGTCTGAGCTTAATCCATTAAGGGTCTTTGACTGCAAGATCGATTCATGCAAAGAGGCCATGACAGGGGCGCCAGTGATGCTGGACAACATATGTGATGAGTGCAAAAACCATTTTGAGGCTGTTAAGAGGCACCTTGATGAGCTGGGTATAACCTATATTGTTAATAAGCTTCTGGTGAGAGGGCTTGATTACTATTCACGCACCACATTTGAGATACAGACCGATAGATTAGGCGCACAGAGCGCAGTGGCTGGCGGTGGCAGGTATGATGGCCTTATAAGCCAGCTCGATGGCCCTCCCCATTCGGGGATGGGGTTTGCTATCGGTTTTGAAAGGCTTGCAGCATTACTTGAAGAGGAGAAAAAGCCTTTAAGTGATGTGCCTGATCTCTTTATCATTGCCCTGGGAGACGAGGCGTTTAGAAAGGGTTTTATATGGGCCGACACCCTGCGCAAGAAAGATATTTCAGTGGAAATGGAGTATGAGGCAAAGGGGCTAAAGGCGCAGATGAAAAAGGCGGATAAACTCAATGCAAAGAGGGTACTCATTGCCGGTGAAGATGAGCTCTCAAAGGGTAAGTTGGTGTTAAGGGACATGGTAACAAAGGCGCAGGAGGAGATTCCCATCACTGATCTCATCCAGAACCTGGTAAAAATATTAAAATAG
- a CDS encoding nucleotide sugar dehydrogenase, which yields MNFKRKILCIGAGYVGGPTMAMIALKCPQYRVTVVDINEQRIREWQSDNLPIYEPGLLPVVKEARDRNLFFSTEIDRNIKEADIIFVSVNTPTKSFGQGAGMAADLQYWEKTARQILANSDSDKIVVEKSTLPIRTARAMERILNSNDSGISFEVLSNPEFLAEGTAIKDLEAPDRVLIGSRETESGIRARKELVDIYANWIPRERIIESNVWSAELSKLTANAFLAQRISSINSLSALCEKTEADINEVAYAIGTDSRIGSKFLKPSVGFGGSCFKKDILNLVYICRSYGLIEVADYWESVVKINEWQEKRFVQNILVNMFNTIAGKKIALFGFAFKADTGDTRESPAIYVTRGLVEERANVVISDPKAIINAKKELADIKEYITYEEDPYRAAEGSHAIAILTEWGVYKGLDYKRIYDSMEKPAFLFDGRNILDHKKLYETGFNVFSIGKGPLKRI from the coding sequence ATGAATTTCAAAAGGAAAATACTCTGCATAGGCGCAGGATATGTGGGGGGGCCTACAATGGCCATGATTGCGCTCAAGTGCCCTCAGTACAGGGTTACAGTTGTTGATATAAATGAGCAGCGAATCAGGGAGTGGCAGTCGGATAATCTCCCTATATATGAACCAGGACTTCTTCCCGTTGTAAAGGAGGCAAGAGACAGGAACCTGTTCTTTTCCACAGAGATAGACAGGAACATAAAAGAGGCAGATATCATCTTTGTCTCTGTAAATACCCCGACCAAGAGCTTTGGACAGGGGGCAGGCATGGCAGCTGACCTCCAGTACTGGGAAAAGACCGCAAGGCAGATACTTGCCAACTCTGACAGTGATAAAATAGTAGTTGAAAAATCCACCCTTCCCATAAGAACCGCCAGGGCAATGGAGAGGATACTGAACAGTAATGACAGTGGCATAAGCTTTGAGGTGCTCTCAAATCCGGAATTTTTAGCTGAAGGCACAGCAATAAAAGACCTTGAGGCCCCTGACAGGGTACTTATCGGTTCAAGAGAGACAGAGTCTGGTATAAGGGCCAGAAAAGAGCTTGTGGATATCTATGCCAACTGGATACCACGTGAAAGGATCATAGAGTCAAACGTCTGGAGTGCAGAGCTCTCAAAACTTACGGCTAATGCCTTCCTTGCCCAGCGCATTTCATCCATAAACTCCCTTTCCGCACTCTGTGAAAAGACAGAGGCGGATATAAATGAAGTGGCCTATGCAATAGGCACTGATTCCCGTATTGGCAGTAAATTCTTAAAGCCGAGTGTAGGCTTTGGCGGATCCTGCTTTAAAAAGGATATACTGAACCTTGTCTATATATGCCGGAGTTACGGCCTGATAGAGGTGGCTGACTACTGGGAATCAGTGGTAAAGATCAATGAGTGGCAGGAGAAGAGATTTGTGCAGAATATCCTTGTTAACATGTTCAATACGATAGCAGGTAAAAAGATTGCCCTGTTTGGTTTTGCATTCAAGGCGGATACTGGAGATACAAGGGAGTCCCCTGCAATATATGTAACAAGGGGGCTTGTTGAGGAGCGGGCCAATGTGGTTATCTCAGACCCGAAGGCTATTATCAATGCTAAAAAGGAGCTTGCTGATATAAAGGAATACATAACCTATGAGGAAGACCCTTACAGGGCAGCTGAGGGCAGTCACGCCATAGCCATCCTTACTGAATGGGGAGTGTATAAAGGGCTTGATTACAAACGCATATATGATTCAATGGAAAAACCCGCCTTTTTATTTGACGGAAGGAATATCCTGGATCATAAAAAACTTTATGAGACAGGCTTTAATGTCTTTTCAATAGGAAAAGGTCCATTGAAACGTATCTAA
- a CDS encoding NAD-dependent epimerase — protein MKILVTGTAGFIGSHVAIRLLDRGDKVTGLDSINDYYDVNVKYGRLERAGIDRQDIVPGKMTYSKKYSGYGFIKMNLEDRKGIESIFLAEKYDMVCHLAAQAGVRYSLTNPYAYIDSNIAGFINILECCRYNSVKHLAYASSSSVYGLNENYPFSTHDNVDHPISLYAATKKANELMAHTYSHLYRIPTTGLRFFTVYGPWGRPDMALFLFTKAIIEGSPIDVFNNGNMKRDFTYIDDIVTGIVKVLDHPPGGNSEWSGKEPDPSSSPAPYKVYNIGNNSPVNLMDFIKAIEKALGKEAKKNFMPMQAGDVPATWADVDDLVKDLGYAPSVNVVDGVERFVKWYIDFFKVK, from the coding sequence ATGAAGATACTTGTTACAGGTACTGCGGGTTTTATTGGTTCTCATGTGGCCATAAGGCTTCTTGACAGGGGAGATAAGGTAACAGGTCTGGACAGCATAAATGACTATTATGATGTTAATGTTAAGTATGGTAGGCTGGAGCGGGCCGGTATCGACAGGCAGGATATTGTGCCCGGAAAAATGACATACAGTAAAAAATATTCCGGTTACGGCTTTATAAAGATGAACCTTGAGGATAGAAAAGGGATTGAAAGTATCTTTCTGGCAGAAAAATATGATATGGTCTGCCACCTTGCTGCACAGGCAGGAGTCAGGTATTCTCTCACAAACCCTTATGCCTATATAGATTCAAACATTGCAGGGTTTATAAATATTCTTGAGTGCTGCAGGTATAACAGTGTAAAGCACCTTGCTTATGCTTCTTCAAGCTCAGTTTATGGCCTGAATGAAAATTACCCATTTTCCACACATGATAATGTTGATCACCCTATTTCACTCTATGCGGCCACTAAAAAGGCAAATGAGTTGATGGCCCATACATACAGCCATTTATACCGCATACCTACTACCGGGCTCAGGTTTTTTACTGTGTATGGCCCCTGGGGGAGGCCTGATATGGCCCTTTTCCTTTTCACAAAGGCGATCATCGAGGGGAGCCCCATAGATGTATTTAATAATGGCAATATGAAAAGGGATTTCACATATATTGATGATATTGTTACCGGTATAGTAAAGGTGCTGGATCATCCTCCCGGGGGTAATAGCGAATGGAGCGGAAAGGAGCCTGATCCATCTTCTTCTCCTGCGCCATACAAGGTGTACAATATCGGGAATAATTCGCCAGTCAACCTCATGGATTTTATAAAGGCCATTGAAAAGGCCCTGGGAAAAGAGGCAAAGAAGAATTTTATGCCCATGCAGGCAGGTGATGTGCCTGCAACATGGGCTGATGTGGATGACCTTGTAAAGGATCTGGGTTATGCACCCAGTGTAAATGTGGTAGATGGCGTTGAGAGGTTTGTAAAGTGGTATATTGATTTTTTTAAAGTAAAATAA
- a CDS encoding FHA domain-containing protein, which translates to MARLILMFNNQVVKEYPLKKESITIGRNEDNVITVDNLAVSGYHARIDVAGKEYILTDLQSTNGTFVNDKKIVSHKLAHGDNIIIGKHRILFVGDGQAVKIATPETKIDMDKTMMLDTAKQKELLAKQPGVQVAAATAQKTGMISFIGHAEMGEIELSKKLTKIGKAETSEIQLTGFFMPATAATISKRPTGYVITSMEGKLKVNGKIIKESLQLNEFDNIEIGKYKFQFYYKSGEK; encoded by the coding sequence ATGGCCAGACTTATCTTGATGTTTAATAATCAGGTAGTTAAAGAATATCCTCTAAAGAAAGAGAGCATCACAATAGGTCGTAATGAGGACAATGTAATTACAGTGGATAACCTTGCTGTTTCAGGTTACCACGCAAGGATAGATGTCGCAGGAAAGGAATATATCCTTACTGATCTTCAGAGCACCAACGGCACATTTGTAAATGACAAGAAGATAGTATCCCATAAACTTGCACATGGAGATAATATCATTATTGGCAAGCATCGTATCCTTTTTGTGGGTGATGGCCAGGCCGTTAAAATAGCCACACCTGAGACCAAGATAGACATGGATAAGACAATGATGCTTGACACTGCAAAGCAGAAGGAGCTTCTTGCCAAACAGCCGGGTGTTCAGGTCGCTGCGGCAACAGCCCAGAAGACAGGAATGATCAGTTTTATCGGCCATGCTGAAATGGGTGAAATCGAGTTGAGTAAAAAACTCACAAAGATCGGAAAGGCAGAAACATCTGAAATACAACTTACAGGTTTTTTTATGCCGGCCACCGCTGCGACTATAAGTAAACGACCGACAGGCTATGTAATTACATCAATGGAAGGAAAGCTCAAGGTAAATGGCAAGATCATTAAAGAGAGCCTTCAACTGAACGAGTTTGATAATATAGAAATAGGAAAATATAAATTTCAATTCTATTATAAGAGCGGTGAGAAATAA
- a CDS encoding serine/threonine-protein phosphatase, with protein sequence MLIKSSGITDVGLKREGNEDSFSVDDSLGLYIVADGMGGHLAGEIASHISVDIINRSYKRWLEEDASADDIYGGPDDSLSREGNYILGGIRLANRVVYEMALEKKQYQGMGTTVVVLLVTPSMIIAANVGDSRIYMLRDGEIEMLSKDHTIVAEQVALGMMTEEDASLSSMKHILTRNLGSSESVEPEIYEIDPSGNDRFVICSDGLTDLMNDEEIREMIEDSIDPENLCRNFIRTVLDRGAHDNTTIVSVFLSDLAKPRRGLMSRISYILSDISVVVHKAGKKIMLFK encoded by the coding sequence TTGCTGATAAAATCATCAGGCATAACCGATGTAGGCCTTAAAAGAGAAGGTAATGAGGATTCCTTTTCTGTTGATGATTCTCTTGGCCTCTATATTGTGGCTGATGGCATGGGAGGGCATCTGGCAGGAGAGATAGCAAGCCATATTTCTGTAGATATAATAAACAGAAGTTACAAAAGATGGCTGGAGGAGGATGCCAGCGCAGATGATATTTACGGCGGACCTGATGATTCGCTTTCAAGGGAGGGAAATTATATCCTTGGGGGGATACGCCTTGCAAACAGGGTTGTTTATGAGATGGCCCTTGAAAAGAAGCAATATCAGGGTATGGGTACCACAGTTGTTGTGCTCCTTGTCACCCCATCCATGATCATAGCTGCAAATGTGGGTGACAGCCGTATATATATGTTAAGGGATGGTGAAATTGAAATGCTTTCAAAGGATCACACTATTGTCGCAGAGCAGGTTGCGCTGGGGATGATGACCGAGGAAGATGCCTCACTTTCATCCATGAAACATATCCTTACCAGGAACCTGGGGTCATCTGAAAGTGTTGAACCGGAGATTTACGAGATAGACCCGTCAGGTAATGACCGTTTTGTAATCTGTTCTGACGGGTTAACAGACCTGATGAATGATGAAGAAATCCGGGAGATGATAGAAGACTCAATTGACCCGGAGAATTTATGCAGGAATTTTATACGTACAGTACTTGACAGGGGAGCCCATGACAATACAACTATTGTATCGGTTTTCCTGTCTGATCTGGCAAAGCCCAGGCGTGGTCTTATGAGCAGGATTTCCTATATACTCTCTGATATTTCAGTGGTGGTACATAAGGCGGGTAAAAAAATAATGCTGTTTAAATAA
- a CDS encoding serine/threonine protein kinase, with protein sequence MAINKTKPGYLTGILILLLFVILTFFSWPLIDHVDSFLYRAGSGLISGNSSFKSEDLVIVRLDTKGFDKQANKGDSFSQLCIKLIDSLSEGGAKVIAFVSLSKTDEPVQTIEAVRAFAGEVKVYPHEKKPAEFRDFIFESINRLEGALAKEGQIPGLPALKGPVIVPLTVMPAGTTPIKNPDFLDASGMDGSFLDSISVETLASFNHMQIAGRAGAGFIGKYGKAVQDDISFPVYAGYKGSLVPTIALRMAISYHGLKPAQVKPDESMIMIRDLGIPLINGRIYTPYRGEPTSYSTVGYEKFTGNMEKRHDTKDKVFLIELAGSGIENSDLSLKSTALIADQFFDMMNGRSAARPSYLVYVEILFFVLFTFAYIRLASSKGHSTRLILFITIILVMILAVFASFLFAGVWVKTGNMIFGTVLLSLLLAVKYDPSKSVNVRSCETSRILGLNLQSQGELDEAFEEFRSLPLDKETKDLIYNLGLEYEKKNMPVKAIELYTYINKSGGFRDLDERIPMLKASDYASTMGSYRGIKEPSSVLSDSSVNARTMVGRYKIIGQIGKGSMGLVYKAQDPKINRLVAIKTIRFSDEFEEDVIKEIKERFFMEAEIAGKLSHQSIVTIHDVGDDGDLTYMAMEYLEGEDLDKFIKKGNLLPVRTVLNIVAQIAEALDYAHRDGVIHRDIKPANVMLLKNGQVKVTDFGIAKAISSSKTKTGVILGTPNYMSPEQIMGQKIDLKSDIFSLGVLFYQLLTGELPFHGDNLSGLLYQITQVQHTSCREYNNRIPKACEQILDSALAKNPAKRFRTAGQMARILRLLGEKMDQLKTQKEGQVNGDEKQV encoded by the coding sequence ATGGCAATTAATAAAACAAAGCCGGGTTATCTTACAGGCATACTTATCCTGCTGCTTTTTGTTATTCTCACCTTTTTTAGCTGGCCCCTTATTGATCATGTGGACAGCTTCTTATACAGGGCAGGTTCAGGGTTAATAAGTGGAAACAGCTCTTTTAAAAGTGAAGATCTGGTCATTGTCCGCCTTGATACAAAAGGCTTTGACAAACAGGCCAATAAAGGAGATTCCTTCAGTCAGCTCTGTATCAAGCTGATAGACTCCCTTTCAGAGGGGGGGGCAAAGGTTATTGCCTTTGTATCTCTATCAAAAACAGATGAGCCGGTTCAAACCATAGAGGCTGTGAGGGCATTTGCTGGTGAGGTAAAAGTGTATCCTCATGAAAAAAAGCCTGCCGAGTTCAGGGATTTTATTTTTGAATCCATTAACAGGCTTGAAGGAGCGCTTGCAAAAGAGGGGCAAATACCAGGTTTACCTGCCCTGAAAGGCCCTGTAATCGTACCTTTGACTGTTATGCCCGCGGGCACAACCCCAATTAAAAACCCTGATTTTCTTGATGCATCAGGGATGGATGGGTCATTTCTTGACTCTATCTCTGTTGAGACCCTTGCATCCTTTAACCACATGCAAATTGCTGGCAGGGCAGGGGCAGGGTTTATAGGTAAATATGGGAAGGCTGTTCAGGATGATATCTCATTTCCTGTTTATGCAGGGTATAAAGGGTCACTTGTGCCGACAATTGCCCTGAGGATGGCAATATCATATCACGGCTTGAAACCTGCGCAGGTAAAGCCTGATGAATCAATGATAATGATAAGGGATCTGGGTATTCCCCTTATTAATGGCAGGATATATACCCCTTACAGGGGTGAGCCGACCAGCTACAGTACTGTCGGCTATGAAAAATTTACCGGTAACATGGAAAAGAGGCATGATACAAAGGATAAGGTTTTTTTAATTGAATTGGCTGGCTCAGGTATTGAGAACTCTGACCTCTCTTTGAAGAGTACAGCCCTTATAGCTGACCAGTTTTTCGATATGATGAATGGCCGTTCCGCAGCTAGGCCCTCATACCTTGTTTATGTTGAGATACTCTTTTTTGTTTTGTTCACATTTGCCTATATCCGCCTTGCTTCATCAAAGGGGCATTCCACAAGGCTAATATTATTTATTACCATTATACTGGTTATGATATTGGCAGTATTTGCATCCTTTTTATTTGCAGGTGTGTGGGTAAAGACAGGCAATATGATTTTTGGGACAGTGCTGCTCTCTTTATTACTTGCAGTAAAATATGACCCTTCCAAATCAGTAAATGTAAGATCCTGTGAGACAAGCAGGATCCTGGGACTTAATCTCCAGAGCCAGGGCGAACTTGATGAGGCATTTGAAGAATTCAGGTCACTCCCCCTTGATAAGGAGACAAAGGATCTTATCTACAATCTCGGGCTTGAATATGAAAAGAAGAACATGCCTGTAAAGGCAATTGAGCTCTACACTTACATCAATAAGAGCGGGGGCTTCAGGGACCTTGATGAGAGGATTCCAATGCTGAAGGCATCTGATTATGCCTCAACCATGGGGAGTTACAGGGGTATAAAAGAACCCTCAAGCGTGCTCAGTGATTCAAGTGTAAATGCACGCACCATGGTCGGCAGGTACAAGATAATAGGCCAGATAGGAAAAGGATCAATGGGCCTTGTTTACAAGGCGCAGGACCCTAAGATAAACCGCCTTGTGGCCATAAAAACCATACGGTTCTCTGATGAATTTGAAGAGGATGTAATCAAGGAGATAAAGGAAAGGTTTTTCATGGAGGCGGAGATAGCCGGAAAATTATCCCATCAGTCCATTGTGACAATACATGATGTCGGGGATGACGGCGATCTTACCTACATGGCAATGGAATATCTGGAAGGGGAGGACCTGGATAAATTTATAAAAAAGGGGAATCTGCTTCCTGTCAGGACTGTGCTTAATATTGTGGCACAGATAGCAGAGGCCCTTGATTATGCCCACAGGGATGGGGTGATACACAGGGACATCAAACCGGCCAATGTCATGCTTCTGAAGAACGGGCAGGTCAAGGTTACAGACTTCGGGATAGCAAAGGCTATATCATCATCAAAGACCAAAACAGGGGTTATACTGGGCACACCCAATTATATGTCCCCTGAACAGATTATGGGGCAGAAAATAGATCTGAAATCTGACATTTTCTCTCTTGGCGTTCTTTTTTATCAGCTTCTCACAGGTGAATTACCCTTTCATGGTGACAACCTGAGCGGTCTCCTTTATCAGATCACCCAGGTGCAGCACACATCATGCAGAGAATATAATAACAGGATCCCTAAGGCATGCGAGCAGATACTTGACAGCGCGCTTGCAAAAAATCCTGCAAAACGATTCAGGACAGCCGGGCAGATGGCTCGCATACTTAGATTGCTTGGCGAAAAGATGGATCAACTGAAAACGCAAAAGGAGGGGCAGGTAAATGGTGATGAAAAACAGGTTTAA
- a CDS encoding serine/threonine protein kinase, with translation MTFSNGNDFEEHNRTVFDLFKKMVMKNSDDICLNPTGDDRYKFNKILGRGATGLVYKAWDKVEKRYVAVKVSNKGVDRFVSEARLVGKLMHDNIVFIYDSNAGPEFAYIIMEYIEGDTLDVFCDIKNLLPLTRVSEVMIDICKGIHFAHENSVIHRDIKPSNIILNKQGIPKITDLGLSLMIDGTQPMGFWGTPSYMSPEQLKGFAATKASDVFSLGCVLYELIEGRKAFEGENPYTTLYKVINEKPAPLSTQSPPVQAIFQPIIKKATAKNVEERYQSCRELAYDLSKALPHLSRCEKAYKKTFLGTIKGCIREGLNI, from the coding sequence ATGACCTTCTCAAACGGTAATGATTTTGAAGAACATAATAGAACGGTATTTGATCTTTTTAAAAAGATGGTCATGAAAAATTCGGATGATATATGCCTTAATCCTACAGGTGATGACAGGTACAAATTTAACAAGATACTGGGGCGAGGGGCCACAGGGCTCGTTTATAAGGCATGGGATAAGGTTGAAAAGAGATATGTAGCTGTTAAGGTTTCAAATAAAGGGGTAGACAGATTTGTCTCAGAGGCGAGACTTGTTGGGAAACTTATGCATGACAATATTGTTTTTATCTATGATTCGAACGCAGGCCCTGAATTTGCTTATATCATTATGGAATATATAGAAGGCGATACACTTGATGTCTTCTGTGATATAAAAAATTTACTGCCCTTAACAAGGGTAAGCGAGGTAATGATAGATATATGCAAGGGGATACATTTTGCTCATGAAAACAGCGTCATTCACAGGGATATAAAGCCCTCAAACATTATTCTGAACAAACAGGGAATTCCAAAGATAACCGATTTAGGGCTTTCACTCATGATAGATGGCACCCAGCCTATGGGGTTCTGGGGAACGCCAAGCTATATGTCGCCTGAGCAGCTTAAAGGTTTTGCTGCAACCAAGGCAAGCGATGTCTTTTCACTGGGGTGCGTTCTTTATGAACTTATCGAGGGTAGAAAGGCCTTTGAAGGGGAAAATCCTTATACCACACTCTATAAGGTAATTAATGAAAAACCTGCGCCTTTATCCACGCAGTCACCGCCTGTGCAGGCCATTTTTCAGCCTATTATAAAAAAGGCAACAGCCAAAAATGTTGAAGAGAGGTACCAGTCATGCAGGGAGCTGGCATATGATCTGAGTAAGGCTCTGCCCCATTTGAGCAGGTGTGAGAAGGCCTATAAGAAGACCTTTCTGGGGACTATAAAGGGTTGCATAAGGGAAGGTTTAAATATCTAG
- a CDS encoding protein kinase, with product MKEVSDSLFNYGYSVSTAMDMRGVLSSLSSDVIELILCDNKLSDVSGYDLLRFLKNDPLRDKIPFIFCVPLNDQGSAKRAFQDGATDFIVYPMEPVDMAARISEICPPPEKDNNESTPQSDQEIDYSATQMVKITDNDDEKREAKRAALLRILKIEISRNGILWIPGQIKNISAKGMFIKTSMLGKAGVELYVRISLPSGISVVKGIIKHITFKNLNVSEDAGIGVEMEKSAEWIDYLKYIKSHLQKGTPPVIPQKTQEAPQTIKNVERTLFITRGSDDSEEENNVENNKGASLEKRFYQSLIGKQLNNYKVVSFIGAGAMGGVFKGWDIALERTVALKVIAFELAAQEKFREMFIKEARFISQLYHPNIASIFHIGNENQILYFAMEYIEGASLAELIRKGDKLYSIKGLDYLITICEALDLVSQKNIIHRDLKPANIMINSQDIVKLVDFGVAITADVGEKNKEGIVGSPFYISPEAIQGLPMDHRSDIYSLGASFYHAFTGFAPFEGESAEEVLLKHLNEELTPLRKKNPAISTALGKVIEKMMAKEPDNRFQDYQGLVKLLKSLKSKAAKFQKLKNATLIFRIKR from the coding sequence TTGAAGGAAGTATCTGATTCTCTCTTCAATTACGGCTATTCTGTATCAACAGCAATGGACATGCGGGGAGTGCTATCTTCACTGTCGTCTGATGTTATCGAGCTTATTCTGTGTGACAATAAATTAAGCGATGTCAGCGGTTACGACCTGCTGCGTTTTCTTAAGAATGACCCTCTGAGGGATAAGATTCCATTTATTTTCTGTGTCCCACTCAATGATCAGGGAAGTGCAAAAAGGGCATTTCAGGACGGGGCAACAGATTTTATCGTATATCCCATGGAGCCTGTGGATATGGCTGCGCGCATTAGCGAGATATGCCCTCCGCCTGAGAAGGATAATAATGAAAGTACACCTCAGTCTGACCAGGAGATAGACTACAGCGCCACACAGATGGTGAAAATAACGGATAATGATGATGAGAAACGTGAGGCAAAAAGGGCGGCCCTGCTTCGCATCCTGAAGATAGAGATATCAAGGAATGGCATACTCTGGATACCTGGTCAGATCAAGAATATCAGCGCCAAAGGGATGTTTATCAAGACCTCAATGCTTGGCAAGGCCGGGGTTGAACTCTATGTAAGGATCTCATTGCCATCCGGGATATCGGTTGTTAAGGGCATTATAAAACACATTACCTTTAAGAATCTTAATGTTTCGGAAGATGCCGGGATAGGCGTAGAGATGGAGAAAAGCGCCGAATGGATTGATTACCTCAAGTATATCAAGTCCCATTTACAGAAAGGAACCCCGCCGGTTATACCGCAAAAGACTCAGGAAGCGCCCCAGACTATAAAAAATGTTGAGCGAACACTATTTATTACCCGCGGTAGTGATGATTCAGAAGAAGAGAATAATGTGGAAAATAATAAAGGGGCATCTCTTGAAAAGAGGTTTTACCAGAGCCTTATTGGCAAGCAGCTGAATAACTATAAGGTTGTTTCATTTATAGGCGCGGGCGCTATGGGGGGCGTATTTAAAGGCTGGGATATTGCACTGGAAAGGACTGTAGCGCTTAAAGTAATAGCCTTTGAACTTGCTGCTCAGGAAAAGTTCAGGGAGATGTTTATTAAAGAGGCGAGGTTTATTTCTCAGCTTTATCACCCGAACATAGCTTCAATATTCCATATTGGCAACGAGAATCAGATCCTCTACTTTGCAATGGAGTATATTGAAGGCGCTTCACTTGCAGAGTTGATCAGGAAAGGGGATAAACTCTATTCAATAAAGGGTCTAGATTATTTGATAACAATCTGTGAAGCGCTTGATCTGGTAAGTCAGAAAAATATAATTCACAGGGATCTGAAACCTGCGAACATAATGATAAACAGCCAGGATATTGTAAAACTGGTCGATTTTGGTGTCGCAATAACCGCTGATGTGGGTGAGAAAAATAAAGAGGGCATTGTGGGTTCTCCATTCTACATATCACCTGAAGCTATTCAGGGGCTTCCCATGGATCACAGGAGTGATATATATTCGCTGGGCGCATCTTTTTATCATGCCTTTACAGGGTTTGCGCCATTTGAGGGTGAATCAGCAGAAGAGGTGCTTCTCAAACACCTGAATGAGGAGCTTACACCTTTAAGAAAGAAAAATCCTGCAATATCAACAGCACTTGGAAAGGTTATTGAAAAAATGATGGCCAAAGAACCGGATAACAGATTCCAGGATTATCAGGGGCTGGTGAAACTGCTGAAGTCTTTAAAATCAAAGGCAGCAAAATTTCAAAAATTAAAAAATGCGACTTTAATATTCAGGATAAAAAGATAG